TTGTTGTTGATGAATTTCCTTATGTATTCCATATTGTACTATTCGGTTATGAATGTTATATTCATTAGTGATGGTTGATATTGTTATGAGAATATGTTAGATGTGTTTATTCTGTGTGaaatgattatataatattCTCTTATCTGTTTGGATGAATATAAAGGTATTGCTATGAGCATCAAGAACCTGTACATAGCAATTTGACATGCATATAATGGACTTTTATTTGGCTGTTTGGTATGGTTAATGCTGGTTGTGATTATAGCCTTTGGAGACTTTGTTTTAGGTTGTTAAGATATTATTTGTCTCTGGTTGCTGAAAACTTTACGTATTACCATATTTAGTATGGTGTTGGTGCAAAGTTTCATCCATGTTTAGTTTAGTAtgttgtaaaatgaaaaaaactacCAAGGATTTACGattatttttcatgaataaGATACATTAAGAAAATACTTTACCGCTTAACAAATATTAGGGCAAGTTAAATTGTTACAAAAGTCATATACACTAATATGACGAGTAAAGTCCAACTCACTCGTGAATTTTTTCGCTCTCAGATACCAGCTaaaactttctttattttttctttaattttctctcgtttttctttttatagaaGAAGAACGATCACCGTGGGAAATGAGTTATTCAACAAGTATTGAATTTGAAACTACACTCGAACAGCTCAACCACCGCATAAAAGATCAACTCATGAAATTAGAAAGAGAAAGTTCAAGTTTGACTTTCATTAACAAGATTACTACTGACCGAATTGAAGAGTATAAGTTTATGACTAGTATATGGgaagactttaaaaaaataaagtcaggtaaatttttatttatttttacttttaaaaaaaaattgttatttagttagtatttattttttgtgtttttagtaAGGAAGCAAGagaaagaataagaagaatcaaagaaagaaatacAAGAACtgaaaaaagaagttaaaagaacaaagaaagaaatacaatagctaagaaaagaatttaaaagaaTAGAGGCTGACATGGATAATTTCAAAAAGGCTAACCAAGAAGCATTGGATGtgataatatcaaaattagatCATCTAGTGAGACTTAAATAAATACGCTTTCCGTATGAAATTGACTGTTGATATATGTTGGTATTTGGATACTGAATTTTGTATGGAATTATAATGCGTGTGAGGATTAAATTCGTGACCAAACTTTGTTCAGACCTGAATTTTAGCAATGAGTACAGTGTCATTACAATATTTCCATGAAACTTCCGTATGTTAATGAAATTCTGCTGCCTTGCTTTGCATTATTTTCTTACTGTTTTACACTTACAATTAGGACATACTTAGTAATTTAATTGGGTTTAATTTTTGCCTAATTAACTAATCTGTGTATGTAGAATTGATTAATTTTCACAATTGTGAAAAAGCAATTAAGCTTTATTTGGTTGGTTAATTGGTTTTGGATAATGAGTGAGAGAAgtagatatttattattaatcagGAATtggaaatattgtaattaaactAGTAACCAATTTGTCTCTAATTGGTGTTTTAATTAGTGTTTAAGTCAGTTAATTTAGTTAAGTACAAACTGTCCATGACTCCTCCCATTACATGTTTGATATTTGATGTAATGACTGAACTTTGACTGAGTGCACTTATATATTCACGCTTTCCATGTCAAACATGCTTTGGAaatacttgagaattaaactgtaaaataattctagNNNNNNNNNNNNNNNNNNNNNNNNNNNNNNNNNNNNNNNNNNNNNNNNNNNNNNNNNNNNNNNNNNNNNNNNNNNNNNNNNNNNNNNNNNNNNNNNNNNNNNNNNNNNNNNNNNNNNNNNNNNNNNNNNNNNNNNNNNNNNNNNNNNNNNNNNNNNNNNNNNNNNNNNNNNNNNNNNNNNNNNNNNNNNNNNNNNNNNNNNNNNNNNNNNNNNNNNNNNNNNNNNNNNNNNNNNNNNNNNNNNNNNNNNNNNNNNNNNNNNNNNNNNNNNNNNNNNNNNNNNNNNNNNNNNNNNNNNNNNNNNNNNNNNNNNNNNNNNNNNNNNNNNNNNNNNNNNNNNNNNNNNNNNNNNNNNNNNNNNNNNNNNNNNNNNNNNNNNNNNNNNNNNNNNNNNNNNNNNNNNNNNNNNNNNNNNNNNNNNNNNNNNNNNNNNNNNNNNNNNNNNNNNNNNNNNNNNNNNNNNNNNNNNNNNNNNNNNNNNNNNNNNNNNNNNNNNNNNNNNNNNNNNNNNNNNNNNNNNNNNNNNNNNNNNNNNNNNNNNNNNNNNNNNNNNNNNNNNNNNNNNNNNNNNNNNNNNNNNNNNNNNNNNNNNNNNNNNNNNNNNNNNNNNNNNNNNNNNNNNNNNNNNNNNNNNNNNNNNNNNNNNNNNNNNNNNNNNNNNNNNNNNNNNNNNNNNNNNNNNNNNNNNNNNNNNNNNNNNNNNNNNNNNNNNNNNNNNNNNNNNNNNNNNNNNNNNNNNNNNNNNNNNNNNNNNNNNNNNNNNNNNNNNNNNNNNNNNNNNNNNNNNNNNNNNNNNNNNNNNNNNNNNNNNNNNNNNNNNNNNNNNNNNNNNNNNNNNNNNNNNNNNNNNNNNNNNNNNNNNNNNNNNNNNNNNNNNNNNNNNNNNNNNNNNNNNNNNNNNNNNNNNNNNNNNNNNNNNNNNNNNNNNNNNNNNNNNNNNNNNNNNNNNNNNNNNNNNNNNNNNNNNNNNNNNNNNNNNNNNNNNNNNNNNNNNNNNNNNNNNNNNNNNNNNNNNNNNNNNNNNNNNNNNNNNNNNNNNNNNNNNNNNNNNNNNNNNNNNNNNNNNNNNNNNNNNNNNNNNNNNNNNNNNNNNNNNNNNNNNNNNNNNNNNNNNNNNNNNNNNNNNNNNNNNNNNNNNNNNNNNNNNNNNNNNNNNNNNNNNNNNNNNNNNNNNNNNNNNNNNNNNNNNNNNNNNNNNNNNNNNNNNNNNNNNNNNNNNNNNNNNNNNNNNNNNNNNNNNNNNNNNNNNNNNNNNNNNNNNNNNNNNNNNNNNNNNNNNNNNNNNNNNNNNNNNNNNNNNNNNNNNNNNNNNNNNNNNNNNNNNNNNNNNNNNNNNNNNNNNNNNNNNNNNNNNNNNNNNNNNNNNNNNNNNNNNNNNNNNNNNNNNNNNNNNNNNNNNNNNNNNNNNNNNNNNNNNNNNNNNNNNNNNNNNNNNNNNNNNNNNNNNNNNNNNNNNNNNNNNNNNNNNNNNNNNNNNNNNNNNNNNNNNNNNNNNNNNNNNNNNNNNNNNNNNNNNNNNNNNNNNNNNNNNNNNNNNNNNNNNNNNNNNNNNNNNNNNNNNNNNNNNNNNNNNNNNNNNNNNNNNNNNNNNNNNNNNNNNNNNNNNNNNNNNNNNNNNNNNNNNNNNNNNNNNNNNNNNNNNNNNNNNNNNNNNNNNNNNNNNNNNNNNNNNNNNNNNNNNNNNNNNNNNNNNNNNNNNNNNNNNNNNNNNNNNNNNNNNNNNNNNNNNNNNNNNNNNNNNNNNNNNNNNNNNNNNNNNNNNNNNNNNNNNNNNNNNNNNNNNNNNNNNNNNNNNNNNNNNNNNNNNNNNNNNNNNNNNNNNNNNNNNNNNNNNNNNNNNNNNNNNNNNNNNNNNNNNNNNNNNNNNNNNNNNNNNNNNNNNNNNNNNNNNNNNNNNNNNNNNNNNNNNNNNNNNNNNNNNNNNNNNNNNNNNNNNNNNNNNNNNNNNNNNNNNNNNNNNNNNNNNNNNNNNNNNNNNNNNNNNNNNNNNNNNNNNNNNNNNNNNNNNNNNNNNNNNNNNNNNNNNNNNNNNNNNNNNNNNNNNNNNNNNNNNNNNNNNNNNNNNNNNNNNNNNNNNNNNNNNNNNNNNNNNNNNNNNNNNNNNNNNNNNNNNNNNNNNNNNNNNNNNNNNNNNNNNNNNNNNNNNNNNNNNNNNNNNNNNNNNNNNNNNNNNNNNNNNNNNNNNNNNNNNNNNNNNNNNNNNNNNNNNNNNNNNNNNNNNNNNNNNNNNNNNNNNNNNNNNNNNNNNNNNNNNNNNNNNNNNNNNNNNNNNNNNNNNNNNNNNNNNNNNNNNNNNNNNNNNNNNNNNNNNNNNNNNNNNNNNNNNNNNNNNNNNNNNNNNNNNNNNNNNNNNNNNNNNNNNNNNNNNNNNNNNNNNNNNNNNNNNNNNNNNNNNNNNNNNNNNNNNNNNNNNNNNNNNNNNNNNNNNNNNNNNNNNNNNNNNNNNNNNNNNNNNNNNNNNNNNNNNNNNNNNNNNNNNNNNNNNNNNNNNNNNNNNNNNNNNNNNNNNNNNNNNNNNNNNNNNNNNNNNNNNNNNNNNNNNNNNNNNNNNNNNNNNNNNNNNNNNNNNNNNNNNNNNNNNNNNNNNNNNNNNNNNNNNNNNNNNNNNNNNNNNNNNNNNNNNNNNNNNNNNNNNNNNNNNNNNNNNNNNNNNNNNNNNNNNNNNNNNNNNNNNNNNNNNNNNNNNNNNNNNNNNNNNNNNNNNNNNNNNNNNNNNNNNNNNNNNNNNNNNNNNNNNNNNNNNNNNNNNNNNNNNNNNNNNNNNNNNNNNNNNNNNNNNNNNNNNNNNNNNNNNNNNNNNNNNNNNNNNNNNNNNNNNNNNNNNNNNNNNNNNNNNNNNNNNNNNNNNNNNNNNNNNNNNNNNNNNNNNNNNNNNNNNNNNNNNNNNNNNNNNNNNNNNNNNNNNNNNNNNNNNNNNNNNNNNNNNNNNNNNNNNNNNNNNNNNNNNNNNNNNNNNNNNNNNNNNNNNNNNNNNNNNNNNNNNNNNNNNNNNNNNNNNNNNNNNNNNNNNNNNNNNNNNNNNNNNNNNNNNNNNNNNNNNNNNNNNNNNNNNNNNNNNNNNNNNNNNNNNNNNNNNNNNNNNNNNNNNNNNNNNNNNNNNNNNNNNNNNNNNNNNNNNNNNNNNNNNNNNNNNNNNNNNNNNNNNNNNNNNNNNNNNNNNNNNNNNNNNNNNNNNNNNNNNNNNNNNNNNNNNNNNNNNNNNNNNNNNNNNNNNNNNNNNNNNNNNNNNNNNNNNNNNNNNNNNNNNNNNNNNNNNNNNNNNNNNNNNNNNNNNNNNNNNNNNNNNNNNNNNNNNNNNNNNNNNNNNNNNNNNNNNNNNNNNNNNNNNNNNNNNNNNNNNNNNNNNNNNNNNNNNNNNNNNNNNNNNNNNNNNNNNNNNNNNNNNNNNNNNNNNNNNNNNNNNNNNNNNNNNNNNNNNNNNNNNNNNNNNNNNNNNNNNNNNNNNNNNNNNNNNNNNNNNNNNNNNNNNNNNNNNNNNNNNNNNNNNNNNNNNNNNNNNNNNNNNNNNNNNNNNNNNNNNNNNNNNNNNNNNNNNNNNNNNNNNNNNNNNNNNNNNNNNNNNNNNNNNNNNNNNNNNNNNNNNNNNNNNNNNNNNNNNNNNNNNNNNNNNNNNNNNNNNNNNNNNNNNNNNNNNNNNNNNNNNNNNNNNNNNNNNNNNNNNNNNNNNNNNNNNNNNNNNNNNNNNNNNNNNNNNNNNNNNNNNNNNNNNNNNNNNNNNNNNNNNNNNNNNNNNNNNNNNNNNNNNNNNNNNNNNNNNNNNNNNNNNNNNNNNNNNNNNNNNNNNNNNNNNNNNNNNNNNNNNNNNNNNNNNNNNNNNNNNNNNNNNNNNNNNNNNNNNNNNNNNNNNNNNNNNNNNNNNNNNNNNNNNNNNNNNNNNNNNNNNNNNNNNNNNNNNNNNNNNNNNNNNNNNNNNNNNNNNNNNNNNNNNNNNNNNNNNNNNNNNNNNNNNNNNNNNNNNNNNNNNNNNNNNNNNNNNNNNNNNNNNNNNNNNNNNNNNNNNNNNNNNNNNNNNNNNNNNNNNNNNNNNNNNNNNNNNNNNNNNNNNNNNNNNNNNNNNNNNNNNNNNNNNNNNNNNNNNNNNNNNNNNNNNNNNNNNNNNNNNNNNNNNNNNNNNNNNNNNNNNNNNNNNNNNNNNNNNNNNNNNNNNNNNNNNNNNNNNNNNNNNNNNNNNNNNNNNNNNNNNNNNNNNNNNNNNNNNNNNNNNNNNNNNNNNNNNNNNNNNNNNNNNNNNNNNNNNNNNNNNNNNNNNNNNNNNNNNNNNNNNNNNNNNNNNNNNNNNNNNNNNNNNNNNNNNNNNNNNNNNNNNNNNNNNNNNNNNNNNNNNNNNNNNNNNNNNNNNNNNNNNNNNNNNNNNNNNNNNNNNNNNNNNNNNNNNNNNNNNNNNNNNNNNNNNNNNNNNNNNNNNNNNNNNNNNNNNNNNNNNNNNNNNNNNNNNNNNNNNNNNNNNNNNNNNNNNNNNNNNNNNNNNNNNNNNNNNNNNNNNNNNNNNNNNNNNNNNNNNNNNNNNNNNNNNNNNNNNNNNNNNNNNNNNNNNNNNNNNNNNNNNNNNNNNNNNNNNNNNNNNNNNNNNNNNNNNNNNNNNNNNNNNNNNNNNNNNNNNNNNNNNNNNNNNNNNNNNNNNNNNNNNNNNNNNNNNNNNNNNNNNNNNNNNNNNNNNNNNNNNNNNNNNNNNNNNNNNNNNNNNNNNNNNNNNNNNNNNNNNNNNNNNNNNNNNNNNNNNNNNNNNNNNNNNNNNNNNNNNNNNNNNNNNNNNNNNNNNNNNNNNNNNNNNNNNNNNNNNNNNNNNNNNNNNNNNNNNNNNNNNNNNNNNNNNNNNNNNNNNNNNNNNNNNNNNNNNNNNNNNNNNNNNNNNNNNNNNNNNNNNNNNNNNNNNNNNNNNNNNNNNNNNNNNNNNNNNNNNNNNNNNNNNNNNNNNNNNNNNNNNNNNNNNNNNNNNNNNNNNNNNNNNNNNNNNNNNNNNNNNNNNNNNNNNNNNNNNNNNNNNNNNNNNNNNNNNNNNNNNNNNNNNNNNNNNNNNNNNNNNNNNNNNNNNNNNNNNNNNNNNNNNNNNNNNNNNNNNNNNNNNNNNNNNNNNNNNNNNNNNNNNNNNNNNNNNNNNNNNNNNNNNNNNNNNNNNNNNNNNNNNNNNNNNNNNNNNNNNNNNNNNNNNNNNNNNNNNNNNNNNNNNNNNNNNNNNNNNNNNNNNNNNNNNNNNNNNNNNNNNNNNNNNNNNNNNNNNNNNNNNNNNNNNNNNNNNNNNNNNNNNNNNNNNNNNNNNNNNNNNNNNNNNNNNNNNNNNNNNNNNNNNNNNNNNNNNNNNNNNNNNNNNNNNNNNNNNNNNNNNNNNNNNNNNNNNNNNNNNNNNNNNNNNNNNNNNNNNNNNNNNNNNNNNNNNNNNNNNNNNNNNNNNNNNNNNNNNNNNNNNNNNNNNNNNNNNNNNNNNNNNNNNNNNNNNNNNNNNNNNNNNNNNNNNNNNNNNNNNNNNNNNNNNNNNNNNNNNNNNNNNNNNNNNNNNNNNNNNNNNNNNNNNNNNNNNNNNNNNNNNNNNNNNNNNNNNNNNNGGTTTGGAATGTCAATTCTGCAGAAACCAGTTTGGACACTTAATGTGATGATTTTAGCAAGTTTGTTTTACCTATTTTGACATGTTTAAAGTGGCAGCAGAAGCTACAAGCTTCCAGATCAAAATTTGAGTGTATGAGTTGCTATTTAACACCAAAAGTGGTGGTTTGGAATGTCAATTCTGCAGAAATTAATTTAGATAGTGAATATTATGATTGGagcaattttattttaccaAGAAGGACTTGTTGTAGCAGCCACCAGAGGCTAAAAGTATGTAAATCAAAAATTAGTCACTGTACCGAATGGTATATAAGCTGTTTGAAAATTACTCACTGCACCGAATGGTAAATAGGTTGTTTGAAAATAAAGGCACCGAATGGTTCAATAATCAACAACTGCAAAAGTGGTCCACATTGATTAATAGACAATTCGTACAAAAAGTGGTCCCAACATACATTAAAGGGTTATAGTCACTACTGCATGTGCATTGAATAAGCATGTGAaactaaaagacaaaaaagtGGTCCACCCACTCTACTTTAAATAAGGAGTACACACAATTTCCACTACAACTTGTCTGAAATTACATCTTAAAATACACACAGTTTCCTCTACTCAATTACAACTTGCTTGAGACCCTAGAATTTGTCCACCCAGTCTTGAGGATGCTCTTGTTCCTCCTTCACGCATAGTTGCAGCTCCTCCAGCTCCTGAAGTTGATGCATCCCCAGCCTCTGCAGATCTGGCCGATCCCCTTCCAGCTTCTAATGTTGAGGATGATGCCCCCCTGCCTGCAGCTGCTCCCCTTCCTGCAGCAGATCCAGGTGTTGATGCAGAAGCACCCCTTTTGTTCTACAAAAGTAGTAAGATGGTTAGATATTTAtgtacatttaaataaattaacttgtaaATAACATAACCAAGAAGACTTACCTTTCTGTTCTGACTCTTTTTACATGTCCTTAAATTGTGTCCGTATGCATTGCAACTGCTACATCTTATAGCAGTATTGGTCTTTGACAATTTTCCATGGGTGACATATTCATCAGCTTCTcgtcttcttaatttttttggcCTCCCAGGAGGTGTTTTGTAAATAGGAGGCAGTAGTTGTGGAGAGTCAGAGGTAGGCCAAAGTTGTTGTCCATTGATAGGACTTATAATTGGTGCATAACAAGTTCTATAGGCATCTTTTTTATAGTAAGGATGAACATAATTTTCTGGGTTTTCTGATTTGTAATGAATGGCAGCAACAACATGTCTACATGGTATTCCTACCAAATCCCACAAGTAACAAGTACATGTGTGATTACTTAAATCAACAACAAACTTGTCCATGGTAAAGCCATGAGTTACTTCAAATTGTGAACCACCTGCCCAAACAGGAAGCCAATTACCACTTTTTTCAACCTCCTTATCTAATCTTTTCCTCGGTTTAGGCATAACATCACCAGGATATGAGTCAACTTTTTCTCTAAGGCTTGCAAACCTTTTCATTAAGTATGATCTAATCCATTCCATCATTGTAATTATAGGTTTGTCCCTTGCCAACAAAATAGTACTATTAAATGACTCAGACAAGTTATTGATCAACACATCACACCTAGGATAAGCACTAAAAGCATGCTTACACCAAAATTTAGTTGGAATACCCATTAACCAATTAAAGGCATCAACATTCAGATTTTTTAACTCACCCATTTTTTTCTCCCATTCCTTATGGTATGTTGCCTTCGCAGCCCCCATCATGAGGTCTCTAATGACTAGGCCTCCCccaaattttttcttgaaattgttGTATAAATGGCGTAAACACAACCTGTGTTCCACTCCATTCAAGATATCATCAAAAACTGACATTAATCCCTGCATGCATAATACAGAAATAAGTATTATATaatcaaaaaaaaattctaaacaaacactaaaaattttaatctaCCTTTTGCTGATCTGAAATAAAGATCCACCTTTGACAATTTATGCCTCCAATATCATCAAGCAGTTGTGTCAAAAACCACATCCAGGTGTCTTTGCATTCTGTTTCTACCACTGCAAAAGCTAGTGGGAAATACTGGTCATTAGGGTCTCTTCCTACTGCCCTCCATAACTTGTCTTCAAGTGACATCCATCTACCCCAATGAATGGCCTGCAACTACCTAAAAAACCCTCCTTACAGCCCTCCAAACACATGTAAAAGGACCCAAACCTTGGTGGCAAGGTGGGTTGGGGTTGATTGACCTTAATCTTGAAGGTCCCAGCCTTGACTCTTAATAACTCAGCCACATAGTCATACAGACGACCATATTGTCTTTCTCCATCACCCACTAAACAATCCATTGCAATTCTCTTAGCTCTTGCAGCCTTCCAATAAGTTATTCCAACactatatgatttttttatttcatctatgATTTGAATGGATGTCATCCCTGCAACATTCACAAATCTGTCAACCAACACCTGTGCAATCCATTCTACACTTGCACTTTTGCATCCAAAAGTCCTTCCACAATTGTGCCCAACTAGAGTTTTGACTCTAAAGGTTTGGCTACTTCCTACCTTGCTAGCCATAATAAGAAAACCACACCCTTTCTTACAAACTGCCCTTACTCTCTTCAAATCATTCTTGACAAACTTCACTTCTTTTCCATTCAACACGCTATTCTCCTGTAGGGCACTCTTAAAATCCTTCAAAGACTTAAACTCCATTCCCAATCTAAAATTGAATCCCCTACTCATATCTTCTGCTTTATACCTTGGAAAGTGCCTTTTTTTCTCCATCACATCCTCATTACTATCTACATTTGAGGACAAGTCCTATGTATCATAATCTTCATTTATCTCATGTTGTCCAACCTCTTCGTTAATGACAAATGCCGCCTCACTATCTTGAAATCTCTTCCtaacacttttctttttctttttcattttcttccaccTATCCAAAACTGGATTaatatttcttctctcttcctccACCGTCACATTGTCCATCCcaaacccatcatcatcatttgcCATTCTCTCCTCCTCACTGTCATCAACATTTTCCATCCCTTCGCCCTCAACAACATTGCCTTCTTCACCTTGCACTTCACCTTGCTCTTCATCTTTCTCTTCATCTTGCTCTTCATCTTGCTCTTCATCTTGCTCTTCCACCATTTCTCCCTCAACATTCCCCTCTTCCTCTTCGTCATCATCTTGCTCTTCCACCATTTCTCCCTCAACATTCCCCTCTTCCTCTTCGTCATCTAGTACcaagtcttctacttcaacatTTCCCTCCACCCCACcaatattttcttcatccatAACAACTTGTTCCTCCATCTCCTCTGCTCTTATTTCCTCTGCCTCCTCACCAAATGTAAGAAAACTAATTTCCTCTGCCTGACTGGGTTGCCCATGTTGAACATAAATTTCAACTTCCTCCTTATTTGCCTCTGCATAGTTAGACAACAAAATGGCTTCTCTGTCATCTGTCAGTGGTCTAAGGTTGTTCATTGCCTTTTGTTTCGAACCCTTCCACCAAAGCTTGAATTCTCCATCATACTTGAATTCTGTAACAATTCCCACCGCTTCAAAGTATGACCACATGTCGGGATCGATTCCCCTAATAACATGTATCTCTCCTCCCACATATTCTATACCCTTCTTGTTCATGAACTTCCCCATATGATACAAACACATGTCAAAAACCATTTTTCCTACATGGTCAAATGAAAACTTCCCACATTAGGCTGACAATGCACAACACAATGCACATTACACACACAAttgcttttcttcttcaaacAATCAcagagaaaacaaattaaactaaaactaaaaaaattaccttGCTCAACGAACCACAGAGAATCGCCTTTCTTCT
This window of the Vigna radiata var. radiata cultivar VC1973A unplaced genomic scaffold, Vradiata_ver6 scaffold_424, whole genome shotgun sequence genome carries:
- the LOC106779131 gene encoding uncharacterized protein LOC106779131, coding for MEKKRHFPRYKAEDMSRGFNFRLGMEFKSLKDFKSALQENSVLNGKEVKFVKNDLKRVRAVCKKGCGFLIMASKVGSSQTFRVKTLVGHNCGRTFGCKSASVEWIAQVLVDRFVNVAGMTSIQIIDEIKKSYSVGITYWKAARAKRIAMDCLVGDGERQYGRLYDYVAELLRVKAGTFKIKVNQPQPTLPPRWMSLEDKLWRAVGRDPNDQYFPLAFAVVETECKDTWMWFLTQLLDDIGGINCQRWIFISDQQKGLMSVFDDILNGVEHRLCLRHLYNNFKKKFGGGLVIRDLMMGAAKATYHKEWEKKMGELKNLNVDAFNWLMGIPTKFWCKHAFSAYPRCDVLINNLSESFNSTILLARDKPIITMMEWIRSYLMKRFASLREKVDSYPGDVMPKPRKRLDKEVEKSGNWLPVWAGGSQFEVTHGFTMDKFVVDLSNHTCTCYLWDLVGIPCRHVVAAIHYKSENPENYVHPYYKKDAYRTCYAPIISPINGQQLWPTSDSPQLLPPIYKTPPGRPKKLRRREADEYVTHGKLSKTNTAIRCSSCNAYGHNLRTCKKSQNRKNKRGASASTPGSAAGRGAAAGRGASSSTLEAGRGSARSAEAGDASTSGAGGAATMREGGTRASSRLGGQILGSQASCN
- the LOC111240765 gene encoding X-linked retinitis pigmentosa GTPase regulator-interacting protein 1-like; this encodes MNKKGIEYVGGEIHVIRGIDPDMWSYFEAVGIVTEFKYDGEFKLWWKGSKQKAMNNLRPLTDDREAILLSNYAEANKEEVEIYVQHGQPSQAEEISFLTFGEEAEEIRAEEMEEQVVMDEENIGGVEGNVEVEDLVLDDEEEEGNVEGEMVEEQDEEQDEEQDEEKDEEQGEVQGEEGNVVEGEGMENVDDSEEERMANDDDGFGMDNVTVEEERRNINPVLDRWKKMKKKKKSVRKRFQDSEAAFVINEEVGQHEINEDYDT